In Sporosarcina sp. PTS2304, a genomic segment contains:
- a CDS encoding pseudouridine synthase has protein sequence MRLDKLLSNTGYGSRKEVRQLLKKGMIRVNGTVVKDPAQHVDSESDAISLLGEEVIYREFIYLMMHKPPGVLSATEDTRDRTVVDLLRNEERHFEPFPVGRLDKDTEGLLLLTNDGKLAHNLLSPKKEVPKTYFAKVAGHVTQEDAEAFAGGVILDDGYETKPGMLTILHSDEISEIELTITEGKFHQVKRMFEAVGKKVIYLKRVTMGPLVLDEELPMGEYRELTVEELQMLVKVNSSKQKG, from the coding sequence ATGAGACTTGATAAATTATTGTCCAATACCGGCTACGGTTCCCGGAAAGAAGTTCGGCAGTTATTGAAAAAAGGTATGATCCGTGTAAATGGGACTGTGGTCAAAGATCCGGCACAACACGTGGATTCAGAATCCGATGCAATTTCTTTATTAGGTGAAGAAGTCATTTATAGAGAATTTATTTATTTGATGATGCATAAACCACCCGGTGTACTATCAGCAACAGAGGATACTAGAGATCGTACGGTAGTGGACTTGCTCAGAAATGAAGAACGTCATTTCGAGCCATTCCCTGTTGGACGGTTGGATAAAGATACGGAAGGATTATTGCTTTTGACGAATGATGGAAAGCTCGCGCATAATTTATTGTCACCAAAAAAAGAAGTGCCCAAAACGTATTTTGCAAAAGTAGCAGGACATGTAACGCAAGAAGATGCAGAAGCTTTTGCAGGCGGTGTAATTCTTGATGATGGTTATGAAACAAAGCCGGGTATGTTAACTATCTTACATTCAGATGAAATTTCAGAAATCGAACTAACAATTACAGAAGGAAAATTTCATCAAGTGAAGAGGATGTTTGAAGCAGTAGGAAAGAAAGTAATCTATTTGAAACGTGTAACGATGGGACCACTTGTATTAGATGAGGAGTTGCCGATGGGAGAATATCGGGAACTGACAGTAGAGGAATTACAAATGCTTGTGAAAGTAAACAGTTCTAAACAAAAAGGCTGA
- the leuS gene encoding leucine--tRNA ligase, with product MSYQHTKIEEKWQKYWAQNKTYKMIDDPSKPKFYALDMFPYPSGAGLHVGHPLGYIATDILSAFKRKQGYNVLHPMGWDAFGLPAEQYAIDTGNDPAEFTAKNIATFKRQMQDLGFSYDWDREINTTDPSYYKWTQWIFIQLYNKGLAYIDEVAVNWCPALGTVLANEEVIDGLSERGNHPVERRPMRQWVLRITEYADRLLEDLDDLDWPESLKDMQRNWIGRSEGAQLKFEIANTDYSFEAFTTRPDTIFGATYAVLAPEHKLVDKITTDDQREAVQAYIDAVKSKSDLERTDLAKDKTGVFTGAYAINPASGEKMPIWIADYVLATYGTGAIMAVPAHDERDYEFAKTFDLPIVEVVAGGTIEEEAYAGEGEHVNSDFLNGLGKEEAITKAIEWFEEQGTGERKITYRLRDWLFSRQRYWGEPIPVIHWEDGTMTTVDESELPLMLPVTDNIKPSGTGESPLANITEWINVVDPETGMKGRRETNTMPQWAGSCWYYIRYIDPNNDEQLIDPELAKRWLPVDIYVGGAEHAVLHLLYARFWHKVLYDIGVVQTKEPFQKLFNQGMILGEGHVKMSKSLGNVINPDDIVHSHGADTLRIYEMFMGPLDASKEWSTNGLDGSRRFLDRVWRLLVNEDDTLTNKLTDETGGSLEKVYNQTVKKVTEDFEAMRNNTAISQLMVFINECYKAEKLPKAYIEGFLLLISPITPHLAEELWEKLGHTETIAYAQWPTYDETKLSDDTVEVAVQINGKIRAKITVSKDCSKEELEQVALANEDVKQWMDGKELKKIIAIPGRLVNIVAG from the coding sequence ATGAGTTATCAACACACGAAAATTGAAGAGAAATGGCAGAAGTATTGGGCACAAAATAAGACGTATAAAATGATTGATGATCCATCGAAACCAAAATTTTACGCTTTAGATATGTTTCCTTATCCTTCTGGCGCAGGGTTACACGTTGGACATCCGCTAGGGTATATCGCAACGGACATATTGAGTGCGTTTAAAAGAAAACAAGGGTATAACGTACTTCATCCAATGGGCTGGGATGCATTTGGACTGCCAGCTGAGCAATATGCAATTGATACAGGAAATGATCCTGCCGAATTTACTGCGAAAAATATTGCTACATTCAAACGTCAAATGCAAGATCTAGGTTTTTCCTATGACTGGGATCGTGAAATTAATACGACAGATCCAAGTTATTATAAATGGACGCAATGGATTTTTATTCAGCTATATAATAAAGGACTTGCGTATATCGATGAAGTAGCAGTGAACTGGTGTCCGGCTTTAGGAACGGTTCTTGCCAATGAAGAAGTAATTGATGGTTTGTCTGAGCGTGGAAATCATCCGGTAGAACGTCGCCCGATGCGCCAGTGGGTGTTACGTATTACGGAATATGCAGATCGTCTACTGGAGGATTTAGATGATTTGGATTGGCCAGAAAGCTTAAAAGACATGCAACGCAACTGGATCGGACGTTCAGAAGGTGCGCAGTTGAAGTTTGAAATTGCAAATACTGACTATTCATTTGAAGCTTTCACTACACGTCCTGATACAATCTTTGGTGCAACATATGCAGTTTTGGCACCCGAACATAAACTTGTCGATAAAATTACGACTGATGACCAGCGCGAAGCTGTGCAAGCATATATAGACGCAGTGAAGTCGAAGAGCGATCTGGAACGTACAGATTTAGCGAAAGACAAAACAGGAGTATTTACCGGTGCTTATGCGATTAACCCGGCAAGCGGTGAAAAAATGCCGATTTGGATTGCGGATTATGTATTGGCGACATATGGCACAGGAGCAATCATGGCTGTACCTGCACACGACGAGCGCGACTATGAATTTGCCAAAACGTTTGATTTGCCAATTGTGGAAGTTGTTGCAGGAGGCACGATTGAAGAAGAAGCATATGCTGGGGAAGGCGAGCACGTGAACTCCGATTTCTTAAATGGCTTAGGAAAAGAAGAGGCTATTACAAAAGCGATCGAATGGTTTGAGGAGCAAGGCACTGGCGAACGTAAAATTACGTATCGTTTACGCGACTGGTTATTCTCACGCCAGCGTTATTGGGGTGAGCCGATTCCAGTTATTCATTGGGAAGACGGTACGATGACAACTGTAGATGAATCTGAATTGCCATTAATGTTACCAGTAACGGATAATATTAAGCCGAGCGGAACAGGTGAGTCTCCACTAGCCAATATTACAGAATGGATTAATGTGGTAGACCCTGAAACAGGGATGAAAGGCCGTCGTGAAACGAATACGATGCCGCAGTGGGCAGGAAGCTGCTGGTATTATATTCGCTATATCGATCCGAATAATGATGAGCAGCTAATCGATCCGGAACTGGCGAAGCGCTGGTTGCCTGTTGATATATACGTAGGTGGAGCAGAACACGCAGTATTGCATTTATTGTATGCGAGATTCTGGCATAAAGTATTATATGATATTGGCGTGGTTCAAACGAAAGAGCCTTTCCAAAAGTTGTTCAACCAAGGAATGATTCTAGGGGAGGGACATGTCAAAATGTCAAAATCCCTAGGAAACGTTATCAACCCAGACGATATCGTTCACTCGCACGGGGCAGATACATTACGTATTTATGAAATGTTTATGGGTCCATTAGACGCGTCAAAAGAGTGGTCAACGAACGGTTTAGATGGTTCTCGACGCTTCCTTGACAGAGTATGGCGTCTATTAGTAAATGAAGATGATACGCTAACAAATAAATTGACTGACGAGACTGGCGGTTCTTTAGAGAAGGTATATAACCAAACAGTTAAGAAAGTCACGGAAGATTTCGAAGCGATGCGCAATAACACAGCTATCTCTCAATTGATGGTATTTATCAATGAATGTTATAAAGCAGAGAAGTTGCCGAAAGCCTATATCGAAGGGTTCTTATTACTCATCTCACCTATTACGCCTCACTTAGCTGAAGAGTTATGGGAGAAGCTTGGTCATACAGAGACGATAGCATACGCGCAGTGGCCGACATATGATGAAACGAAGCTGTCTGACGATACAGTAGAAGTGGCGGTTCAGATTAATGGTAAAATCCGTGCGAAGATTACAGTTTCAAAAGATTGTTCTAAAGAAGAATTAGAACAAGTCGCACTTGCGAATGAAGACGTGAAACAGTGGATGGACGGCAAAGAACTAAAGAAAATCATTGCGATACCTGGACGTTTAGTTAATATTGTAGCAGGATAA
- a CDS encoding polysaccharide biosynthesis protein, giving the protein MASNLIKGTAILTIGLFLSKALGLLYVIPFYAIVGDESVGLYQYAYIPYNLALAVAVSGAPLAISKFVSKYNALGDYATGRKLMKSGMLVMSVTGFLSFLALFLLATPIAELVIKSDEQIFTVQDISTVIRWVSFALLAVPLLSIGRGFLQGYQKFEPTSVSQLIEQIVRIIVVLVGAYVVVNVLGLSPRIAVQFAVFAAFIGALAGLWSLYYYWKKYQDEFSYLLTNSPPASSIPLKQIYTEVFAYILPFVLVGTINPIYQFVDMITFNGAMKSIGLASVSDLYLTKLNFLTHKVVMIPVMVATGFSMALISIITKDYTTNNQKGITRSLDQTYQIMLFLTIPMVIGLIVLNTEVYQFLYKYDVAGASVLASYAPVAILFAMFTVTAAILQGIDQHKWIVFTSLLGLLVKMLINIPLIKMFEVNGAIIATAIGYSVAVGINLLVIKTVLNYKSEMVIRRLFLILAFNALMFVGVWLTNKGLNMIHIPIGRWQALLYVMIGTAVGMAIYGFLALKSGLAQQLFGDRLTRITRRLGLGG; this is encoded by the coding sequence ATGGCATCGAATTTAATCAAAGGAACAGCCATTTTAACGATTGGTCTGTTTTTATCAAAAGCACTTGGTTTACTTTATGTTATTCCTTTTTATGCGATTGTCGGAGATGAAAGTGTAGGGCTTTATCAATATGCATATATACCTTATAACTTAGCCCTCGCAGTCGCCGTGTCGGGAGCACCGTTAGCTATATCGAAATTCGTTTCTAAATATAATGCGTTAGGAGATTACGCAACGGGCAGGAAATTAATGAAGTCGGGTATGTTAGTTATGTCCGTTACAGGCTTCTTGTCATTTCTAGCGTTGTTTTTGCTTGCAACCCCGATTGCGGAACTAGTGATCAAAAGTGATGAACAAATTTTCACTGTACAAGATATTTCTACTGTTATTCGATGGGTCAGTTTTGCTTTACTCGCTGTGCCGTTACTTAGTATAGGTCGAGGGTTTTTACAAGGCTATCAAAAGTTTGAACCCACTTCGGTTTCCCAATTAATCGAACAGATCGTAAGGATCATCGTTGTGCTAGTCGGGGCGTATGTAGTCGTCAATGTCCTTGGATTATCACCGAGGATTGCGGTTCAATTTGCGGTATTTGCAGCATTTATTGGAGCATTGGCAGGTCTGTGGAGCCTTTATTATTATTGGAAAAAGTATCAGGATGAATTTAGCTATCTTTTAACGAACAGTCCACCTGCGAGTTCTATTCCATTAAAACAAATTTATACAGAAGTATTCGCTTATATATTACCGTTCGTACTAGTAGGTACAATTAATCCCATCTATCAATTTGTCGATATGATTACATTTAACGGTGCGATGAAATCAATCGGACTGGCTAGTGTTTCTGATTTATATTTGACGAAATTGAATTTTCTAACACATAAAGTAGTTATGATTCCTGTGATGGTTGCGACCGGTTTTTCTATGGCGCTGATTTCCATTATTACGAAGGACTATACGACGAATAATCAAAAAGGCATAACACGTTCACTCGACCAAACATATCAAATTATGTTGTTCTTAACCATCCCGATGGTGATAGGATTAATCGTATTGAACACTGAAGTCTATCAGTTTTTATATAAGTATGATGTGGCAGGAGCGAGTGTATTAGCGTCTTATGCACCGGTAGCCATTCTTTTTGCAATGTTCACAGTGACGGCTGCGATTTTGCAAGGAATTGATCAACATAAATGGATTGTCTTCACTTCGTTACTGGGACTGCTAGTAAAAATGCTGATCAATATTCCGTTAATTAAAATGTTCGAGGTGAATGGAGCGATTATAGCTACTGCCATTGGATATTCAGTTGCGGTGGGAATTAATTTACTCGTCATTAAAACAGTATTGAATTATAAATCTGAAATGGTGATCCGCCGGTTGTTTTTAATTTTAGCATTCAATGCATTGATGTTTGTAGGGGTTTGGTTAACAAATAAAGGCTTGAACATGATCCATATTCCGATAGGTCGTTGGCAGGCGTTATTGTATGTCATGATCGGTACGGCTGTTGGTATGGCGATTTATGGTTTCTTAGCATTAAAATCAGGGCTTGCACAACAATTATTTGGAGATCGCCTGACACGTATTACGAGACGTCTCGGTTTGGGAGGGTAA
- a CDS encoding TIGR01212 family radical SAM protein (This family includes YhcC from E. coli K-12, an uncharacterized radical SAM protein.) has translation MEQPIFPFPSEGKRYHTWSRHLKDTFGCKIAKVALDAGFDCPNRDGTVAHGGCTFCSVAGSGDFAGDRVDAIEVQFAEIKERSQQKWKDAKYMAYFQAYTNTHAPLPVLKEKFEAALAQDGVVALSIATRPDCLPEDVVEYLAELNERTYLWVELGLQTVHESTAKLVNRAHDFECYKEGVDKLRKHGIRICSHIINGLPDETEEMMMETAQAVAKLDVQGIKIHLLHLLKGTPMVKQYEKGKLEFLTKEAYINLVVDQLEIMPPEMIVHRITGDGPIESLIGPMWSVTKWEVLNGIDIELKRRNSWQGKKHLQEVTVN, from the coding sequence ATGGAACAACCAATTTTTCCGTTCCCGAGTGAAGGGAAACGATACCATACATGGTCACGTCATTTAAAAGATACATTTGGATGTAAAATAGCGAAAGTCGCATTGGATGCAGGCTTTGACTGTCCAAATCGTGATGGTACAGTTGCTCACGGCGGCTGTACATTTTGCAGCGTTGCTGGTTCTGGTGACTTTGCTGGTGATAGAGTAGATGCTATCGAAGTCCAATTTGCTGAAATCAAAGAACGATCACAACAAAAATGGAAAGATGCTAAATACATGGCTTATTTCCAAGCGTACACGAATACGCATGCACCTTTGCCTGTACTGAAAGAAAAGTTTGAGGCAGCACTCGCACAAGATGGTGTCGTCGCACTATCTATCGCCACACGCCCTGACTGTCTACCGGAGGATGTAGTGGAATATTTAGCAGAGCTTAATGAACGCACATATTTATGGGTGGAACTCGGCTTACAAACCGTTCATGAATCCACTGCAAAATTAGTTAACCGTGCACATGACTTCGAATGTTATAAAGAAGGCGTAGACAAGTTACGCAAACATGGTATCCGTATTTGCAGTCACATTATTAACGGCTTGCCTGATGAGACTGAAGAGATGATGATGGAAACTGCTCAAGCCGTCGCAAAATTAGACGTACAAGGAATTAAAATTCATTTACTTCACCTATTAAAGGGTACTCCTATGGTGAAACAATATGAAAAAGGAAAGCTAGAATTTCTCACAAAAGAAGCCTATATCAATTTAGTAGTCGACCAGTTGGAAATCATGCCTCCCGAAATGATTGTTCATCGCATTACCGGTGACGGTCCTATCGAGTCATTAATTGGACCGATGTGGAGTGTGACAAAGTGGGAAGTGTTGAATGGGATTGATATAGAGCTCAAAAGACGCAATAGTTGGCAAGGAAAAAAACATCTACAAGAGGTGACGGTGAATTGA
- a CDS encoding NAD(P)/FAD-dependent oxidoreductase, whose translation MYDVIVIGGGPSGLMASIAAAEQKKRVLLLEKGRKLGNKLAISGGGRCNVTNRLSQEEIIKHIPGNGKFLYGPFSVFNNQDIITYFEGLGVPLKEEDHGRMFPVSNQSKDVVNALLHQLDVLGVEIRLESRVQKLLMDDEKILGVRMVDGEELRAQAVVVAVGGKAVPQTGSTGDGYPWAERAGHTVTELYPTEVPLLSREPFIVSKELQGLALRDVKVSVFNKKGKTLVTHHMDMLFTHFGLSGPAILRCSQYVVKEQMKNGKQPVLMQIDSMPDQHEEQLIQTLAKTLKDESKKQIKTSLKGLVPERWLLFLLKQAEINETEVGSEISRESIRKIARLLKNFPVHVTGTQPIEKAFVTGGGVSVKEIDPKTMASRKKNGLFFCGEILDIHGYTGGYNITSALVTGRLAGMNAGLVK comes from the coding sequence ATGTATGATGTAATCGTGATCGGTGGAGGTCCTTCCGGCTTAATGGCTTCTATTGCTGCAGCCGAACAAAAGAAGCGGGTATTATTACTTGAAAAAGGCCGTAAACTTGGCAATAAATTAGCGATCTCCGGTGGTGGTCGTTGTAACGTCACTAACAGACTTTCACAAGAAGAAATTATAAAACATATACCGGGCAATGGAAAGTTCTTATACGGTCCATTCTCCGTTTTCAATAACCAAGACATCATTACGTATTTTGAAGGCTTAGGCGTGCCATTAAAAGAAGAAGATCATGGACGAATGTTCCCTGTCTCCAATCAATCAAAAGATGTCGTGAATGCGTTACTTCATCAACTAGATGTTCTCGGTGTAGAAATACGTTTAGAAAGCCGTGTCCAGAAGCTATTAATGGATGACGAGAAGATCCTCGGAGTCCGAATGGTTGATGGTGAAGAACTTCGGGCGCAGGCAGTTGTCGTAGCGGTAGGTGGTAAAGCTGTTCCGCAGACAGGTAGTACAGGAGACGGCTATCCGTGGGCTGAACGCGCAGGTCATACCGTCACGGAACTTTACCCTACAGAAGTACCTTTACTATCTAGAGAACCGTTCATCGTCTCAAAAGAATTACAAGGTCTGGCATTACGTGATGTTAAAGTGTCTGTTTTTAATAAAAAAGGGAAAACACTCGTCACGCACCATATGGATATGCTTTTCACCCACTTCGGTCTCAGCGGTCCCGCCATTTTGAGGTGCAGTCAATATGTCGTGAAGGAACAGATGAAAAACGGCAAGCAACCCGTCTTAATGCAAATTGATTCTATGCCTGATCAACATGAAGAACAACTTATACAAACACTAGCAAAAACACTAAAAGATGAATCAAAAAAGCAAATAAAAACCTCATTAAAAGGACTCGTTCCTGAGCGCTGGTTGCTGTTTCTATTAAAACAAGCAGAAATTAACGAAACAGAAGTCGGGAGTGAGATTTCCCGGGAATCAATACGTAAAATCGCCCGTTTACTCAAAAACTTTCCTGTTCACGTAACAGGAACACAACCTATCGAAAAAGCATTCGTTACAGGTGGGGGCGTCTCTGTAAAAGAAATCGACCCAAAAACGATGGCTTCGCGAAAAAAGAACGGCTTGTTTTTCTGTGGAGAAATACTTGATATCCATGGCTATACAGGTGGTTATAATATAACTTCCGCTTTAGTTACTGGAAGATTGGCGGGAATGAATGCGGGATTAGTCAAATAA